A window of the Zeugodacus cucurbitae isolate PBARC_wt_2022May chromosome 4, idZeuCucr1.2, whole genome shotgun sequence genome harbors these coding sequences:
- the LOC105215145 gene encoding echinoderm microtubule-associated protein-like CG42247 isoform X3, producing the protein MWYASPGNQGWGSKPASRKPSIMEADLGTLSTTSGSIKRSAGRVIRIINNLDHSVQCRVLLNLRTSQPFEEVLEDLGQVLKINGAKKMYTGTGQEVRSFSQLRNEFADVDTFYLATGTALIAGSPIRRSRSRPSVVAAAPILPTEELPKVPLRGARPRSKSRPRILYAPESEILRANGEYSMLDIMKEEPTKVTIRGLRRTFYPPLHHAPADNSPPDKKLQLQWVHGYRGIDARRNLWVLPSGELLYYVAAVAVLLDREEDAQRHYTGHTEDIMCMDVHPSRELVASGQKAGRDRKSQAHVRIWSTESLQTLYVFGMGELDSGVTAVAFSQLNGGSYILAVDSGRESILSVWQWQWGHLLGKVATLQEGLSGAAFHPLDDNLIITHGRGHLAFWHRRKDGFFERTDIVKQPSRSHVTSVQFEPDGDVITADSDGFITIYSVDSDGAYFVRTEFEAHNKGIGCLIMLGEGTLLSGGEKDRKIAAWDSLQNYKKIADTKLPEAAGGVRTIYPQRPGRNDGNIYVGTTRNNILEGSLQRRFTQVVFGHGRQLWGLAAHPEDEVFATAGHDKHIALWRKNKLIWTIQTGYECVSLAFHPFGTALAAGSTEGHLLVINCENGSVMLTLRVCGSPLNCVAFNQVGDMIAMGSQNGSIYLFRVSRDGFSYKKVNKIRGSQPLTHVDWSMDGNFVQTVTIDFDLLFWDAKSLSPERSPIAMKDVKWLTSNCTVGFLVAGMWSNRYYSNNNTIIATCSRSAAQDMLVSGDADGYLRIFRYPCISPRAEFHEAKVYSGMLACSRFLYGDQTVVTVGGTDASLMVWDLVEE; encoded by the exons TGTCGTGTACTGTTGAATTTGCGCACATCGCAGCCATTCGAGGAGGTCTTAGAAGATTTGGGTCAAGTGTTGAAAATAAATGGCGCTAAGAAAATGTACACGGGCACAGGACAAGAG GTACGCAGCTTTTCACAACTACGCAACGAGTTTGCCGATGTTGACACATTTTATCTAGCAACTGGCACTGCCTTAATTGCCGGTTCGCCTATTAGGCGTTCACGTTCGCGCCCCTCCGTTGTTGCCGCAGCGCCTATATTACCCACAGAAGAACTGCCTAAGGTTCCTTTACGCGGCGCACGTCCACGCAGTAAAAGTCGTCCACGCATTCTCTATGCACCGGAGAGTGAGATTCTACGTGCGAACGGTGAATACAGCATGTTGGATATTATGAAAGAGGAGCCCACCAAAGTGACTATACGTGGCTTGCGGCGTACCTTCTATCCACCATTACATCATGCACCCGCGGATAATTCACCGCCCGATAAAAAATTGCAACTACAGTGGGT TCACGGCTATCGTGGTATTGATGCACGTCGTAATCTCTGGGTTTTACCATCGGGTGAGCTTTTGTATTATGTAGCTGCTGTGGCTGTACTGCTGGATCGTGAGGAAGATGCACAACGCCATTATACCGGACACACGGAGGATATTATGTG CATGGACGTACATCCATCACGCGAACTTGTGGCTTCGGGACAGAAAGCTGGACGCGATCGTAAATCACAAGCGCATGTGCGCATTTGGAGCACTGAATCACTGCAGACACTTTATGTTTTCGGTATGGGCGAGCTGGATAGCGGTGTCACCGCGGTGGCCTTTTCACAACTG AACGGTGGCAGCTATATATTAGCTGTGGATAGTGGGCGTGAAAGCATACTTTCTGTATGGCAATGGCAATGGGGTCATCTGCTTGGCAAAGTTGCA aCACTACAAGAAGGCCTCTCTGGCGCCGCTTTTCATCCGCTCGATGATAATCTTATTATAACACATGGGCGTGGCCATCTGGCTTTTTGGCATCGTCGCAAAGATGGCTTCTTCGAACGCACCGATATTGTTAAGCAGCCATCACGTTCGCATGTGACCAGCGTGCAATTCGAACCGGATGGCGATGTCATCACTGCCGATTCCGATGgtttcataaccatttattcgGTGGACTCGGATGGTGCTTACTTTGTACGCACCGAATTCGAGGCACACAACAAAGGTATTGGTTGTCTGATTATGCTCGGTGAGGGTACGCTGTTGTCGGGTGGTGAGAAGGATCGTAAAATTGCCGCCTGGGACTCATTGCAAAATTACAAGAAAATTGCTGACACAAAA CTTCCTGAGGCCGCTGGCGGCGTACGCACTATTTATCCACAACGTCCCGGACGCAATGATGGCAATATTTATGTCGGCACCACACGTAATAACATTTTAGAGGGTTCACTACAGCGTCGCTTTACACAAGTTGTTTTCGGGCATGGTCGCCAATTGTGGGGTTTGGCTGCACATCCCGAAGATGAGGTGTTCGCCACTGCCGGTCATGATAAACATATAGCACTGTggcgcaaaaacaaattaatctgGACTATACAAACGGGTTACGAGTGTGTTTCACTAGCTTTTCATCCATTTGGCACTGCACTGGCTGCTGGCAGCACTGAGGGTCATCTGCTTGTCATCAATTGTGAAAATGGTTCGGTTATGCTGACGTTGCGTGTCTGCGGTTCACCGCTGAATTGTGTGGCGTTTAATCAAG TTGGCGATATGATTGCAATGGGCTCGCAGAATGGCAGCATATACTTATTCCGCGTTTCGCGCGATGGTTTCTCTTATAAGAAGGTGAATAAAATACGCGGCTCACAACCACTGACGCATGTGGACTGGAGCATGGACGGCAATTTCGTCCAAACGGTCACTATTGACTTCGATCTACTTTTCTGGGATGCTAAATCACTCTCGCCCGAACGCAGTCCCATTGCTATGAAGGATGTCAAATGGTTGACTAGCAATTGCACGGTTGGCTTTTTGGTCGCCGGCATGTGGAGTAATCgttattacagcaacaacaacacaattattGCCACATGCAGTCGCTCGGCGGCGCAAGATATGCTGGTGTCTGGTGATGCCGATGGCTATCTGCGCATATTCAG ATATCCCTGTATTAGTCCACGCGCCGAATTTCACGAAGCGAAAGTCTATTCCGGTATGTTGGCATGTTCACGTTTTCTCTACGGCGATCAGACTGTGGTAACAGTGGGCGGCACAGACGCCTCACTGATGGTGTGGGATCTCGTAGAGGAATAG
- the LOC105215145 gene encoding echinoderm microtubule-associated protein-like CG42247 isoform X2, whose protein sequence is MYEDSDESSPFVMLSSPTKSWPASYGKKNGMWYASPGNQGWGSKPASRKPSIMEADLGTLSTTSGSIKRSAGRVIRIINNLDHSVQCRVLLNLRTSQPFEEVLEDLGQVLKINGAKKMYTGTGQEVRSFSQLRNEFADVDTFYLATGTALIAGSPIRRSRSRPSVVAAAPILPTEELPKVPLRGARPRSKSRPRILYAPESEILRANGEYSMLDIMKEEPTKVTIRGLRRTFYPPLHHAPADNSPPDKKLQLQWVHGYRGIDARRNLWVLPSGELLYYVAAVAVLLDREEDAQRHYTGHTEDIMCMDVHPSRELVASGQKAGRDRKSQAHVRIWSTESLQTLYVFGMGELDSGVTAVAFSQLNGGSYILAVDSGRESILSVWQWQWGHLLGKVATLQEGLSGAAFHPLDDNLIITHGRGHLAFWHRRKDGFFERTDIVKQPSRSHVTSVQFEPDGDVITADSDGFITIYSVDSDGAYFVRTEFEAHNKGIGCLIMLGEGTLLSGGEKDRKIAAWDSLQNYKKIADTKLPEAAGGVRTIYPQRPGRNDGNIYVGTTRNNILEGSLQRRFTQVVFGHGRQLWGLAAHPEDEVFATAGHDKHIALWRKNKLIWTIQTGYECVSLAFHPFGTALAAGSTEGHLLVINCENGSVMLTLRVCGSPLNCVAFNQVGDMIAMGSQNGSIYLFRVSRDGFSYKKVNKIRGSQPLTHVDWSMDGNFVQTVTIDFDLLFWDAKSLSPERSPIAMKDVKWLTSNCTVGFLVAGMWSNRYYSNNNTIIATCSRSAAQDMLVSGDADGYLRIFRYPCISPRAEFHEAKVYSGMLACSRFLYGDQTVVTVGGTDASLMVWDLVEE, encoded by the exons TGTCGTGTACTGTTGAATTTGCGCACATCGCAGCCATTCGAGGAGGTCTTAGAAGATTTGGGTCAAGTGTTGAAAATAAATGGCGCTAAGAAAATGTACACGGGCACAGGACAAGAG GTACGCAGCTTTTCACAACTACGCAACGAGTTTGCCGATGTTGACACATTTTATCTAGCAACTGGCACTGCCTTAATTGCCGGTTCGCCTATTAGGCGTTCACGTTCGCGCCCCTCCGTTGTTGCCGCAGCGCCTATATTACCCACAGAAGAACTGCCTAAGGTTCCTTTACGCGGCGCACGTCCACGCAGTAAAAGTCGTCCACGCATTCTCTATGCACCGGAGAGTGAGATTCTACGTGCGAACGGTGAATACAGCATGTTGGATATTATGAAAGAGGAGCCCACCAAAGTGACTATACGTGGCTTGCGGCGTACCTTCTATCCACCATTACATCATGCACCCGCGGATAATTCACCGCCCGATAAAAAATTGCAACTACAGTGGGT TCACGGCTATCGTGGTATTGATGCACGTCGTAATCTCTGGGTTTTACCATCGGGTGAGCTTTTGTATTATGTAGCTGCTGTGGCTGTACTGCTGGATCGTGAGGAAGATGCACAACGCCATTATACCGGACACACGGAGGATATTATGTG CATGGACGTACATCCATCACGCGAACTTGTGGCTTCGGGACAGAAAGCTGGACGCGATCGTAAATCACAAGCGCATGTGCGCATTTGGAGCACTGAATCACTGCAGACACTTTATGTTTTCGGTATGGGCGAGCTGGATAGCGGTGTCACCGCGGTGGCCTTTTCACAACTG AACGGTGGCAGCTATATATTAGCTGTGGATAGTGGGCGTGAAAGCATACTTTCTGTATGGCAATGGCAATGGGGTCATCTGCTTGGCAAAGTTGCA aCACTACAAGAAGGCCTCTCTGGCGCCGCTTTTCATCCGCTCGATGATAATCTTATTATAACACATGGGCGTGGCCATCTGGCTTTTTGGCATCGTCGCAAAGATGGCTTCTTCGAACGCACCGATATTGTTAAGCAGCCATCACGTTCGCATGTGACCAGCGTGCAATTCGAACCGGATGGCGATGTCATCACTGCCGATTCCGATGgtttcataaccatttattcgGTGGACTCGGATGGTGCTTACTTTGTACGCACCGAATTCGAGGCACACAACAAAGGTATTGGTTGTCTGATTATGCTCGGTGAGGGTACGCTGTTGTCGGGTGGTGAGAAGGATCGTAAAATTGCCGCCTGGGACTCATTGCAAAATTACAAGAAAATTGCTGACACAAAA CTTCCTGAGGCCGCTGGCGGCGTACGCACTATTTATCCACAACGTCCCGGACGCAATGATGGCAATATTTATGTCGGCACCACACGTAATAACATTTTAGAGGGTTCACTACAGCGTCGCTTTACACAAGTTGTTTTCGGGCATGGTCGCCAATTGTGGGGTTTGGCTGCACATCCCGAAGATGAGGTGTTCGCCACTGCCGGTCATGATAAACATATAGCACTGTggcgcaaaaacaaattaatctgGACTATACAAACGGGTTACGAGTGTGTTTCACTAGCTTTTCATCCATTTGGCACTGCACTGGCTGCTGGCAGCACTGAGGGTCATCTGCTTGTCATCAATTGTGAAAATGGTTCGGTTATGCTGACGTTGCGTGTCTGCGGTTCACCGCTGAATTGTGTGGCGTTTAATCAAG TTGGCGATATGATTGCAATGGGCTCGCAGAATGGCAGCATATACTTATTCCGCGTTTCGCGCGATGGTTTCTCTTATAAGAAGGTGAATAAAATACGCGGCTCACAACCACTGACGCATGTGGACTGGAGCATGGACGGCAATTTCGTCCAAACGGTCACTATTGACTTCGATCTACTTTTCTGGGATGCTAAATCACTCTCGCCCGAACGCAGTCCCATTGCTATGAAGGATGTCAAATGGTTGACTAGCAATTGCACGGTTGGCTTTTTGGTCGCCGGCATGTGGAGTAATCgttattacagcaacaacaacacaattattGCCACATGCAGTCGCTCGGCGGCGCAAGATATGCTGGTGTCTGGTGATGCCGATGGCTATCTGCGCATATTCAG ATATCCCTGTATTAGTCCACGCGCCGAATTTCACGAAGCGAAAGTCTATTCCGGTATGTTGGCATGTTCACGTTTTCTCTACGGCGATCAGACTGTGGTAACAGTGGGCGGCACAGACGCCTCACTGATGGTGTGGGATCTCGTAGAGGAATAG